The DNA window CAGTATAAGCATTAAGCATTGACAGTAGCAAACCTAACCACCTCTTTACTCCCAATCACTctctcaggtgaaggacatctcactggaggcaacaggagctttgtgaagccaacgggacacaatacatggagagatgaccaaccaatcactgttgatgaggggagtggaacctcaacTCAGCACGTTATCgtgatagaggttagtgtaaTAGTATTAcatcaacattacagtacatcaaATGTGGCCAGTTTATTTCAGAAAGGCTCCCCTCAGCTATTCACTTGCTTACATGTAACATCCTCATTTCTCTGCCAGAGGAGCTTGTGAGACTTCCCTACAACATTATTATCCAATTCTACTCATGTACTGCTAACAATCTACCCTCTTCTTGTGTCAGTCTGCAAATGCAGAAGCTGCAGGTCCTGGGGTCAAGCTGGAGAGGTCTGAAGGAGATAAGGACCCACGACacagcagagacatccagactggaGCAGCGCATGGAGTGGTGCCCCCTGTAGCCCCCGAGGACCTCACCACCGCTGCCGTGCCCCAGGCTAGGACCCGATCCAgcatcacggaggtcagtggaacgcCGAACGCCGTCCTCAAGAccgagacggagacagagacttTAACTGTAACACAAAGGCTCTTACATACAGGATCTAACCACCGATCAGACTCCGAGAGACTGGGCTGTGTTCCTGCTCCAGGTTCAGAGTACTTAATGGTGTTTCACCAGAGCCAGGGGTCAGTTAATTCCTGTGGAGATGGTGATGCGTCAGACACTGGCATTGATGATCTGTCTTGTTCTTACGCTACAGAGGTGGACCCTGACAACATGCCCTTGGGTTTAGAGACCCAGACTGATCTGTCTAGAGGGGACTGGAACcggtacagtagtagtgtatactctgaAGGGTGCCCAGATAAGAAAGGGGAGGTTATAGTCATAGATGAGGTTACTGTGAAAGTGGAGGGCGACACTCCTCCCACATGGAATGCAGATAGTCACCTAGGAGACGGACACTCACAGGGCAGAGATTTCTTAAATTACAGGGGAAATCTAAATGTCGCcacccactcccctttacacACGTTCAGGGATCGCGACCTAGTGTCCACATCAATGGCACCTTCCGATTCACACGGCCGGGTGATTTTTGATCAGGTATTACATTTAAACGACAGGGCTATAGCCCAGGCTTGTGGAGGGGGGGCAACAACGGTCGGGAAAGAGAAACTGGCTAACTGGAATGCAGACAAGACTCACTTAGGAGAAGGACACTCGCAGGGCAACACTAATGACTTCTTAGATTACAGGGAAAGTTTAGAGACAAATCTAAATGTTGCAACCCACTCCCCTTTACACCCAGTGTCCACGTC is part of the Oncorhynchus clarkii lewisi isolate Uvic-CL-2024 chromosome 10, UVic_Ocla_1.0, whole genome shotgun sequence genome and encodes:
- the LOC139418977 gene encoding uncharacterized protein; amino-acid sequence: MLANCMIFHTQIASIMEVLANAAVAEVCKLVDDDYAVFRLEITQSQKENSALQRKLQLLELKMARERVLASRPSSVKILDRYRGMARGEGHLTGGNRSFVKPTGHNTWRDDQPITVDEGSGTSTQHVIVIESANAEAAGPGVKLERSEGDKDPRHSRDIQTGAAHGVVPPVAPEDLTTAAVPQARTRSSITEVSGTPNAVLKTETETETLTVTQRLLHTGSNHRSDSERLGCVPAPGSEYLMVFHQSQGSVNSCGDGDASDTGIDDLSCSYATEVDPDNMPLGLETQTDLSRGDWNRYSSSVYSEGCPDKKGEVIVIDEVTVKVEGDTPPTWNADSHLGDGHSQGRDFLNYRGNLNVATHSPLHTFRDRDLVSTSMAPSDSHGRVIFDQVLHLNDRAIAQACGGGATTVGKEKLANWNADKTHLGEGHSQGNTNDFLDYRESLETNLNVATHSPLHPVSTSMAPSDSHGQVLFDQVLNSKDQRAKARRGEATPGSKEKRFLCMFCNKGFSCSQKVEIHQRVHTGEKPFSCTHCHMCFTHAGNLKRHQRVHTGEKPFSCAQCHMCFAQTGDLKRHQRVHTGEKPFACTHCGKKFSERSYLRIHQQKNHSTL